A genome region from Myxococcota bacterium includes the following:
- a CDS encoding translocation/assembly module TamB domain-containing protein, producing the protein MVKPKHTGRYIVLTCLAILLGGILYVAGKTPEVIRVAVAEVRSNLWRNHGIRLELGKISIQGFLTVGVDGFLLEKKDIKLFIQAKSVKARLSPWQYFSEGNPVSRLEIDTPEVIATVESNSSEQPGLKLNFALSELVILNGRAEIHWKNKVFSILDLQTHARIHPKRVDIYQLSVQTPEVSLKTDGVIHLEDLKFVGLRTAMKFEISGALQKIPELRNLKIPLEGDFKLEGHIRYPSWEGGWEMEGQTLVKDIRIDDVRIHSLAGPVYVNQHQLEVRNLEASFGGAKPRVGGILYLDKQLRFVAELNGAQVSLYELLSDLNVKKSWVDLNLDVNAKIKGQILPEFSLTGQASGKADSLVVHDRKQLLLKSAYPMRFDMGLFVDKHAFKFKNASITDGKSKFDINCDLYLDHRHGMWLEGEIDRIDFSTLKNRIADGQYFGTGEGRISIDGPYEHLVIRGPVHVNDFGFDDFKFGDIRGLLEFRENILSVRYIRAKQRSLEYEGNLSLDFDAKPLRIGMNAELKKGQAEDLRKFIIPQLASFEWFGPLQGEVELRGPLAAGHFDGLMGRVALQIGPGGQLFGKQVNSGTIMLTADENKANLIALELNSEVGKAFVSGEYDKASRQGTGLLKLAETPVGRVNASLLIQNNRFLADGLIEDAKAAVHFGLDLEKTLPYEAQISVPYGPLKTLFPKIAELEDSGVQAGIRADARGELTSLASSKASIELFPAVFQLGTLRFVASRTVKVAYENKALTITPEIFKSLHGDWIEIGGVVNAQEMALEVKTEGDLWLLTHLDDRIEGAYGNFDAKIKVLGPLKNPGYFGKATISPGSYISLRDYPPGLKDLQGVINFNGTSATADLRGSADQGSFKLLGLANFHNSSFDSLRIDLQKMPIYYGNFLSGTANGYLKLEGPFKEPTLEGDIKLSDVLITKELDPTEFKGPRSRARKQAVKFDLALSAENPVRIETKSLHGELIGNVKLIGTSNAPGLLGELTMTSGEIYFRNNYYQILKARASFDNPFRIMPYIDLEANTQILDYDVTVRAQGPLNKPKLSYSSRPSLPQSDLVSLITFGFTSRDNRDNLGVARTAGLEAFSMYSGLGDQVIKALPGGAVDELRLGTLYNQNGGVTSSVVLGMQVFKGMRLRFQSALVQNSEGNREKRLELERYINRRWRWRLIWNSEGITNYGDAGADLWVRWDF; encoded by the coding sequence ATGGTTAAACCAAAACATACAGGTCGGTATATTGTTCTGACATGCTTAGCGATTTTGCTGGGTGGGATTTTGTATGTTGCTGGTAAGACCCCGGAAGTTATTCGGGTCGCTGTGGCCGAAGTGCGTAGCAACTTATGGCGCAATCACGGCATTAGACTGGAGCTAGGAAAAATTTCGATTCAGGGCTTTTTGACCGTTGGCGTCGATGGCTTTTTGCTTGAAAAAAAAGATATTAAGCTTTTTATCCAGGCTAAGTCTGTCAAAGCACGGCTTTCACCTTGGCAATATTTCAGCGAAGGAAATCCGGTTAGTCGCCTGGAAATTGATACTCCTGAAGTGATTGCGACAGTTGAATCAAATTCGTCTGAACAACCAGGGCTGAAGCTAAATTTTGCTTTGAGTGAGCTGGTTATCTTAAACGGCCGGGCTGAGATACATTGGAAAAATAAAGTCTTTTCCATTTTGGATCTGCAGACTCATGCGCGCATCCATCCTAAGCGAGTTGATATTTATCAACTGTCGGTGCAAACGCCTGAAGTTTCTCTTAAAACCGACGGTGTGATTCACCTGGAAGATCTTAAATTCGTTGGTCTTCGCACCGCTATGAAGTTTGAAATTTCGGGCGCGCTTCAGAAAATTCCCGAACTCAGAAATCTTAAAATTCCCTTGGAAGGGGACTTTAAGCTAGAAGGCCACATTCGGTATCCGTCTTGGGAAGGTGGCTGGGAAATGGAAGGCCAGACGCTTGTAAAGGATATACGCATTGATGATGTTCGAATCCACTCGTTGGCAGGGCCAGTCTATGTCAATCAGCATCAGCTAGAAGTTCGCAATCTCGAGGCATCCTTTGGCGGCGCAAAGCCTCGCGTTGGTGGTATTTTATACCTGGACAAGCAGCTGCGTTTTGTTGCTGAGTTAAATGGCGCCCAGGTTTCGCTCTATGAATTATTATCCGATTTAAACGTCAAAAAATCTTGGGTCGATCTTAACTTGGATGTGAATGCCAAAATAAAAGGGCAAATCCTACCTGAGTTTTCGCTGACGGGCCAAGCATCTGGCAAGGCTGATTCATTGGTTGTTCATGATAGAAAGCAGCTGTTATTAAAATCAGCCTATCCTATGCGGTTCGATATGGGGCTGTTTGTCGATAAGCACGCTTTCAAATTTAAAAATGCCTCGATTACCGATGGCAAAAGCAAGTTTGATATCAATTGCGACCTCTATTTAGACCATCGACACGGCATGTGGTTGGAGGGAGAAATCGATCGCATAGATTTTTCGACTTTAAAAAATCGCATTGCTGATGGGCAATATTTTGGAACCGGTGAAGGACGGATATCGATTGATGGTCCCTATGAGCACCTGGTCATCAGAGGGCCCGTTCATGTAAACGATTTTGGTTTCGATGATTTTAAATTCGGCGATATTCGTGGCCTGTTAGAATTTAGGGAAAATATCCTCAGTGTTAGATACATTCGGGCCAAGCAAAGGTCTTTGGAGTATGAGGGCAATTTATCCCTCGATTTTGACGCCAAACCCCTGCGCATTGGCATGAACGCAGAGCTAAAAAAGGGCCAGGCTGAAGATTTACGAAAATTTATTATCCCGCAGTTGGCATCTTTTGAATGGTTTGGTCCCTTGCAAGGAGAGGTCGAGCTTCGAGGGCCTTTGGCAGCTGGTCATTTCGATGGTTTGATGGGACGGGTGGCGCTGCAAATCGGTCCCGGCGGCCAGTTGTTCGGCAAACAGGTCAATTCGGGTACGATCATGCTGACCGCGGATGAGAATAAGGCCAATCTAATTGCGTTGGAGCTTAACTCGGAAGTCGGCAAAGCATTTGTTTCTGGCGAGTATGATAAAGCCTCTAGACAAGGCACAGGCCTGTTAAAGCTGGCCGAGACACCTGTTGGCCGCGTTAATGCCAGCTTGCTGATACAAAATAATCGTTTTTTGGCCGATGGTCTTATTGAAGATGCCAAGGCTGCGGTGCATTTCGGCCTCGATTTAGAAAAAACGTTGCCTTACGAAGCACAAATTTCGGTTCCATACGGCCCACTAAAAACATTGTTTCCAAAAATAGCCGAGCTGGAAGATTCGGGTGTTCAAGCCGGCATTCGGGCAGATGCTCGGGGCGAGCTTACATCGCTCGCCAGCTCCAAGGCATCGATTGAATTGTTCCCCGCAGTTTTCCAGCTTGGCACGCTACGCTTTGTGGCTTCACGTACGGTTAAAGTGGCATACGAGAACAAAGCCCTAACGATTACGCCGGAAATTTTTAAAAGTCTTCATGGAGACTGGATCGAAATTGGTGGCGTTGTAAACGCGCAGGAGATGGCCTTGGAGGTGAAAACCGAAGGCGACCTCTGGCTGCTGACGCATTTAGATGACCGAATCGAAGGCGCTTATGGCAACTTCGATGCGAAAATTAAAGTTCTTGGCCCGCTTAAAAACCCAGGTTATTTCGGCAAAGCGACTATTTCTCCAGGCTCTTATATATCTTTGCGGGATTACCCGCCGGGTCTTAAAGATCTTCAGGGCGTTATTAATTTTAACGGAACCAGTGCGACGGCAGATTTAAGGGGTAGCGCTGACCAGGGTTCATTTAAACTGCTTGGTCTTGCTAATTTTCACAATTCTTCGTTTGATAGTTTAAGAATTGATTTGCAAAAGATGCCTATTTATTATGGCAACTTTTTAAGCGGCACGGCCAATGGCTATTTGAAGTTGGAAGGCCCCTTTAAAGAACCGACTTTAGAGGGCGATATCAAACTGTCCGACGTGTTAATTACCAAAGAGCTCGACCCCACGGAGTTTAAAGGCCCCAGGTCAAGAGCTAGAAAGCAGGCTGTTAAGTTTGACTTGGCATTAAGCGCAGAAAACCCGGTTCGGATTGAAACCAAATCTTTGCATGGCGAATTAATCGGCAATGTGAAGCTGATTGGCACTTCCAATGCGCCTGGCCTATTGGGCGAGCTCACCATGACTTCAGGCGAAATTTATTTTCGAAACAACTATTACCAAATACTTAAAGCTCGGGCCAGTTTCGATAATCCATTTAGGATAATGCCCTACATCGATTTGGAGGCGAATACACAGATTTTGGATTACGACGTAACAGTAAGGGCACAGGGGCCTTTGAATAAGCCTAAGCTGTCGTATTCTTCCAGGCCAAGTTTGCCGCAAAGTGATTTGGTGAGCCTCATCACTTTTGGATTTACGAGCAGGGATAACAGAGACAATTTAGGCGTGGCAAGAACCGCAGGCCTTGAGGCGTTTTCTATGTATTCAGGTCTAGGCGATCAGGTGATTAAAGCGTTACCGGGAGGCGCCGTTGATGAACTTCGCCTGGGTACTTTGTACAACCAAAATGGTGGTGTTACCTCGTCTGTTGTTTTAGGCATGCAGGTGTTCAAAGGCATGCGTCTGCGCTTTCAAAGTGCGCTGGTGCAAAACTCTGAAGGTAATCGTGAAAAGCGCCTGGAGCTTGAGCGGTATATCAACCGGCGCTGGCGCTGGCGTTTGATATGGAATTCAGAAGGGATTACTAACTACGGTGATGCGGGTGCGGATTTGTGGGTTCGATGGGATTTTTAA
- a CDS encoding 4-hydroxythreonine-4-phosphate dehydrogenase PdxA, which yields MRVGYTLGMGIGPEIFPLALERARVPAGTEFILCGNQHDPQGALLHAIELAKLGEIGALVTGPVRKSILENIDGRSYPGQTELLHAHLAADASPPLMCFAGGPFLLGLATVHTPIREVSSLLTEKLLSQKLQRLIEGAAKMLNKPEKQVHVTVLGLNPHAGEGGLIGDEEQLVIEPVIQRFQKEGYQVVGPTPADGFFGYRMHQFKTDAVLAMMHDQGLGPYKLHCKGKVANLTFGLKILRASPAHGTAEDLVGTGRANPDSLIKAVEILTSMQSGL from the coding sequence ATGAGAGTTGGGTATACGCTCGGCATGGGCATTGGGCCCGAGATATTTCCGCTGGCGCTGGAAAGGGCTCGCGTCCCAGCTGGTACGGAATTTATCCTATGCGGCAATCAGCATGATCCTCAGGGTGCGCTGTTGCACGCGATCGAGTTAGCCAAACTGGGCGAAATAGGCGCACTGGTGACCGGCCCCGTGCGCAAATCTATATTAGAAAATATTGATGGCCGATCCTACCCCGGGCAGACAGAACTTTTGCATGCGCATTTGGCCGCAGATGCATCGCCGCCTCTAATGTGCTTTGCCGGCGGGCCTTTCTTGTTAGGCTTGGCCACTGTGCACACACCCATTCGAGAAGTCTCGAGCTTGCTAACCGAAAAGTTGCTCAGTCAAAAACTACAAAGATTAATCGAAGGCGCAGCCAAAATGCTGAATAAGCCGGAAAAGCAGGTTCATGTCACCGTGTTGGGCCTAAACCCTCACGCAGGCGAGGGCGGGTTAATCGGCGATGAAGAACAGCTGGTGATTGAACCCGTTATCCAGCGCTTCCAAAAGGAAGGCTACCAAGTTGTCGGCCCAACACCTGCCGACGGATTTTTCGGTTACCGCATGCATCAATTCAAGACCGATGCAGTCTTGGCGATGATGCACGATCAAGGCCTAGGCCCTTACAAGCTTCATTGCAAAGGCAAGGTGGCCAATCTAACCTTCGGTCTGAAGATCTTACGAGCAAGCCCCGCGCATGGCACAGCGGAAGATTTGGTAGGCACCGGCCGGGCGAATCCCGATTCCTTAATCAAGGCGGTCGAAATTTTGACATCCATGCAAAGCGGTCTATAG
- a CDS encoding BamA/TamA family outer membrane protein, whose amino-acid sequence MGFLIFFILFSLSAWSAEIQVVGSRVFRAETIRSWMQSKIGEKEVDVRQLDQWRVRLQSLYRQAGFVYAQVDFEKPRKDTIICRIKEGEQILIGNITVVGSSYFSDELLRRKVIEFARAEPMEPGWMDYDHQEISSILNPRRKFQCDKIIPVGNQSTIAPPPGCKNQPDPVFFEAGALPYNKSLFLKAKDFLEDFYLDNGFLDVQIFGPKESEIIGGHWVNLQYRIIEGPQTRISKIVFEGMVPKIKNPPIHVGDPLNHDNVEDFRVQIEEYFWNQGYPNAEIVTNIRNDEIYYQINLGERVKIEKIDIVGNQLTKTPVIRRRLTLKAGDWYSLEKITESRSRILQTDLFSDVSIDLNGSTLIISVKERDRNTFELGMGASLVDGPRLTGIWQHRNILGLGITFRTRAQVNYPAVFYDLPVLYSPQVSAALKNQTSNYIAGRVSAGFLYLKMLSIPFDLDSSIDVSAERVLQQAYVLNNVSSTLSFFSQVLPRLRLTPQLELEYANFDCPTCGQSNRMANVATRFDQGIVRQGTVRLLSLWDGRDNTLLPKKGFTVELNTDFGIGDAESAKVTYVKLVGGVTTYVPLVNRLKWVFNVRAGGIWNVGAGEYVPLFKRFYLGGTNSVRGFQDNQIFPVDDTQTNLVSLGGSYMIYARNELRFPIVGDLEGGIFIDTGELMLQLKSFDFQKLALGTGMGIRYNTPIGPLMLDIGMRIFDAGRIPRDSFISLFGLHFSIGNAI is encoded by the coding sequence ATGGGATTTTTAATTTTTTTCATACTATTCTCGCTTTCTGCTTGGAGCGCTGAGATTCAGGTCGTCGGCTCAAGGGTATTTCGTGCCGAGACAATCAGATCTTGGATGCAATCCAAAATAGGCGAGAAAGAAGTGGACGTTCGCCAACTGGATCAGTGGCGAGTTCGACTTCAAAGCCTCTACCGACAGGCAGGCTTTGTTTATGCTCAAGTCGATTTCGAAAAGCCGCGAAAGGACACGATTATTTGCCGCATCAAAGAAGGCGAACAAATACTTATTGGCAATATAACTGTTGTTGGTAGCAGTTATTTCTCAGACGAGCTCTTGCGTCGAAAAGTCATTGAATTTGCACGTGCCGAACCTATGGAGCCTGGTTGGATGGATTACGACCACCAAGAAATCAGTTCTATTTTAAATCCGCGCCGAAAGTTTCAATGCGACAAAATAATTCCTGTTGGAAACCAATCAACCATTGCCCCGCCGCCTGGGTGTAAAAATCAGCCCGATCCTGTGTTCTTCGAAGCGGGTGCGCTGCCTTATAATAAAAGTTTGTTTTTGAAAGCCAAAGATTTCTTAGAAGACTTCTATTTGGATAATGGCTTTTTAGATGTTCAAATTTTTGGGCCTAAAGAAAGCGAAATCATTGGTGGTCATTGGGTAAATCTTCAGTACCGCATTATCGAAGGGCCGCAGACCAGAATTAGCAAAATCGTTTTTGAGGGCATGGTTCCAAAGATTAAAAACCCGCCAATCCACGTTGGGGATCCGCTGAATCACGATAATGTGGAAGATTTCCGCGTCCAAATCGAAGAGTATTTCTGGAACCAAGGTTATCCCAATGCTGAAATCGTTACCAATATTAGAAACGACGAAATTTATTATCAAATTAACTTAGGCGAGCGCGTTAAGATCGAAAAAATCGATATTGTTGGTAACCAACTTACCAAAACACCGGTGATCAGACGTCGCTTAACGCTGAAGGCTGGCGACTGGTACTCTTTGGAAAAGATCACGGAGTCGCGCTCTAGAATCTTGCAAACAGATCTATTTTCCGATGTCAGCATTGATTTAAATGGCTCTACGTTGATTATTAGCGTGAAAGAAAGAGACCGCAATACTTTCGAGCTTGGGATGGGCGCATCACTTGTCGACGGCCCCAGACTGACAGGTATTTGGCAGCACCGTAATATCTTAGGCCTCGGCATTACTTTTCGAACTCGGGCGCAGGTTAACTATCCAGCTGTATTTTATGACCTGCCGGTTTTGTATTCGCCGCAGGTGAGCGCTGCACTGAAAAATCAGACGTCCAATTATATCGCCGGCCGGGTTTCTGCGGGGTTTTTGTATCTTAAGATGCTGAGCATTCCCTTTGATTTGGATTCATCGATTGATGTCAGTGCTGAGCGGGTGTTGCAGCAAGCTTATGTACTTAACAACGTATCATCGACTTTATCATTCTTTTCTCAGGTTTTGCCTAGGTTAAGACTAACGCCGCAGTTGGAACTTGAGTATGCGAACTTCGATTGTCCTACCTGTGGGCAAAGCAACCGCATGGCGAATGTCGCGACCCGGTTTGACCAAGGGATTGTCAGGCAAGGTACAGTTCGATTGCTTTCTTTATGGGACGGTAGAGATAACACTTTGCTTCCGAAAAAGGGTTTTACGGTGGAGCTTAATACTGACTTTGGTATCGGGGATGCCGAGTCTGCGAAAGTTACCTACGTGAAATTGGTGGGGGGTGTGACCACCTATGTTCCGTTGGTCAATCGCTTGAAGTGGGTTTTTAATGTCAGAGCTGGTGGGATTTGGAATGTTGGTGCTGGCGAGTATGTGCCATTGTTCAAACGCTTTTATTTAGGCGGCACCAACTCGGTTCGTGGCTTTCAAGATAATCAGATTTTCCCGGTGGATGATACGCAAACGAATTTAGTCAGTTTGGGCGGCAGCTACATGATCTACGCCCGTAACGAACTTCGCTTTCCCATTGTCGGTGATTTGGAAGGCGGCATCTTCATCGATACAGGCGAGCTCATGCTGCAGCTAAAAAGTTTTGATTTTCAAAAGCTGGCACTAGGAACTGGCATGGGCATTCGCTACAACACGCCGATCGGACCATTAATGCTCGATATCGGTATGCGCATCTTTGACGCGGGCCGCATTCCTAGAGACAGCTTTATCAGCCTATTTGGTCTGCACTTTTCAATCGGTAACGCCATATGA
- a CDS encoding 2,3,4,5-tetrahydropyridine-2,6-dicarboxylate N-succinyltransferase yields MSTTDWKTILDQLESGKRRAAFKNSHGIWEADLEVKQAILTAFRESTIVQMGQFVDKEAFPTRHLSPADQIRLVPGGSAIRRGAFVAKGVVIMPPAYINVGAYVDEHTLIDSHALVGSCAQIGKRVHLSAAAQIGGVLEPIGASPVIVEDDAFIGGNTGLYEGIQVGSRAVIAAGVILTSSTPIYDLINQKIWTGRVPENAVLVPGARKAKGDFAIEHGLSVSTPVIVKYRDAKTDGKAALEAALREAIS; encoded by the coding sequence ATGTCGACAACTGACTGGAAAACAATCTTAGACCAACTGGAATCTGGCAAGCGCCGAGCGGCTTTTAAAAACAGCCACGGCATTTGGGAAGCAGACCTTGAAGTCAAACAAGCGATTCTGACGGCATTTAGAGAGAGCACCATCGTTCAAATGGGCCAGTTTGTCGACAAAGAGGCGTTTCCCACCAGGCATTTAAGTCCTGCCGACCAAATTCGATTGGTTCCCGGTGGCAGCGCCATCCGGCGAGGCGCTTTCGTAGCCAAGGGCGTTGTTATCATGCCGCCCGCATATATTAACGTAGGAGCTTATGTAGACGAGCACACGCTGATAGATTCACATGCGCTTGTAGGCAGCTGCGCTCAAATCGGTAAGCGTGTGCACCTTTCTGCTGCAGCACAAATCGGCGGCGTTTTAGAGCCGATTGGCGCAAGCCCTGTCATTGTGGAAGACGACGCCTTTATCGGCGGCAACACGGGGCTATACGAAGGCATTCAAGTAGGCTCACGTGCGGTGATTGCTGCTGGCGTCATCTTAACCTCCAGCACCCCAATTTACGACCTCATCAATCAAAAGATTTGGACTGGTAGAGTTCCTGAAAACGCCGTGCTCGTACCCGGGGCTCGCAAAGCCAAAGGCGATTTCGCCATTGAGCATGGCTTAAGTGTTTCAACCCCTGTCATCGTCAAATATCGTGACGCGAAAACCGATGGCAAAGCGGCTCTTGAGGCTGCGCTGAGAGAGGCTATTTCGTGA
- a CDS encoding Rne/Rng family ribonuclease yields the protein MSHQLLVNTTAFETRVALLENGQLIELMLERNADKGLVGNIYLAKVQRVLPGMQAAFLNIGLEKSAFLYVGDILPHEPYDESDEPVESEERFQRPAISIQDLLKPGQTVLVQVMKDAIGTKGPRVNCNPSIPGHHVVFLPTSPHIGISRKIVDETERERLRRILEKNSPPGTGFIARTISQGVSEEKLSKDCAFLVSLWQDIQKRSTQLPAPSLVQPELDLLLKCARDMTNDHLERIIIDNQEAFERVRKFVELMDPKLCDRIEMHRGPDPLFASHSIETEITRAMNRKVWLRSGGYIVIDQAEALTVVDVNTGRFVGRRNLEETILKTNLEAVKEVAFQLRLRNVGGMIIIDFIDMEHEDDREKVIALLQDCLKKDKARCNVIKISELGLVEMTRQRKRESLEHLLCESCFYCDGKGTIKSKRSVAYEVFRELLERPWNANETQVVVQAHPEVIDFMRSNESGNLEFLESQIHKKLVLKARGSFHQEQFDVFASHLK from the coding sequence TTGAGCCATCAGCTACTAGTTAACACCACAGCTTTTGAGACCAGAGTGGCCCTTTTAGAAAATGGCCAGCTGATAGAGCTCATGCTGGAGCGTAATGCCGATAAAGGTTTGGTGGGTAATATTTACTTGGCCAAAGTGCAGCGCGTATTGCCTGGTATGCAAGCCGCGTTTTTAAACATTGGCCTTGAGAAATCGGCTTTTCTTTATGTCGGCGATATCCTGCCGCACGAGCCTTACGATGAAAGCGATGAGCCTGTGGAAAGCGAAGAGCGCTTTCAAAGACCGGCGATTTCTATTCAGGACCTGCTAAAACCTGGCCAAACCGTGCTTGTGCAGGTGATGAAAGATGCCATCGGTACCAAAGGACCGAGGGTTAATTGCAATCCTTCGATTCCGGGGCATCATGTTGTTTTCCTACCAACTTCGCCTCATATCGGCATCAGCCGCAAAATTGTTGATGAAACTGAACGTGAGCGCTTAAGGCGTATCTTAGAAAAAAATTCTCCCCCAGGCACAGGCTTTATCGCCCGAACGATTTCTCAAGGCGTATCTGAAGAAAAACTCAGCAAAGACTGCGCTTTTTTGGTTTCCCTTTGGCAAGACATTCAGAAGCGAAGCACGCAACTTCCCGCGCCGTCTTTGGTCCAACCCGAGCTTGATTTGCTGCTCAAATGCGCCAGGGACATGACCAACGACCATCTGGAGCGCATTATCATTGATAACCAGGAGGCATTCGAGCGGGTACGCAAATTTGTTGAGCTGATGGATCCGAAGCTGTGCGACCGCATTGAAATGCATCGGGGTCCCGATCCCTTATTTGCTTCGCATTCGATCGAAACTGAAATTACCCGCGCCATGAATCGAAAAGTATGGCTGCGCTCCGGCGGCTATATTGTTATCGATCAAGCCGAAGCGCTCACTGTGGTGGACGTCAACACCGGCCGCTTCGTTGGCCGAAGAAACTTAGAAGAAACCATCTTAAAAACCAATCTGGAAGCCGTCAAAGAAGTCGCTTTCCAGCTTAGGCTTAGAAACGTCGGCGGCATGATTATTATCGATTTCATCGATATGGAACATGAAGATGACCGTGAAAAAGTCATCGCTCTGCTTCAAGACTGCTTAAAAAAAGACAAAGCCCGCTGCAACGTGATTAAAATCAGCGAACTCGGCTTAGTGGAAATGACCCGCCAGCGTAAACGGGAAAGCCTAGAGCACTTGCTGTGCGAATCCTGCTTTTACTGCGATGGCAAAGGTACCATCAAATCCAAACGAAGTGTCGCCTACGAAGTCTTTAGAGAGCTCCTAGAACGTCCTTGGAACGCGAACGAAACGCAAGTTGTTGTTCAAGCACACCCAGAAGTCATCGACTTCATGAGAAGCAATGAGTCTGGCAATCTGGAATTCTTAGAAAGCCAAATTCATAAAAAGCTGGTGCTCAAAGCCAGGGGTTCTTTCCATCAAGAGCAATTCGATGTATTCGCGTCTCACCTAAAATGA
- a CDS encoding M20/M25/M40 family metallo-hydrolase, which yields MNVTELTLALCEIPSTTGSEQALTHFVADLLGNEGYEVSFQTLSPDGRANLLATKRPPKILLTTHLDTVPPHIPPALNNGVLTGRGVCDAKGIMAAMICAARDFEEVGLLFLVGEETNSQGAKAAAQGFAPDVSYFINGEPTDLKIASAMKGALAFTLTTKGKTGHSAYPETGHSAIHQLIHDMHSLLHHAWPNHETFGQTTLNIGTIEGGRAANVIADHASALCVMRTTIDHEKLQQDIRSLIHDSTELNILTASSPILFEKIEGFETCVVRFGSDVPHLKSIGTPILLGPGSILHAHTANEQILVSELAEAVGAYKKLCRQLTGKQS from the coding sequence ATGAACGTCACCGAACTTACATTAGCGCTGTGCGAGATTCCTTCCACGACCGGAAGCGAGCAAGCACTGACTCACTTTGTGGCCGACCTGTTGGGCAACGAAGGTTACGAAGTTTCCTTTCAAACCCTGTCTCCTGACGGCAGAGCTAATTTACTCGCCACCAAACGCCCACCGAAAATCTTACTCACAACCCACTTGGACACTGTCCCACCGCATATCCCCCCAGCGTTAAACAATGGCGTTTTAACTGGTCGAGGTGTTTGTGACGCCAAGGGCATTATGGCGGCCATGATTTGCGCGGCCAGAGATTTTGAAGAGGTAGGCCTGTTATTTCTTGTTGGCGAAGAAACCAACAGCCAAGGTGCCAAAGCAGCTGCACAGGGCTTTGCGCCGGACGTCTCGTATTTTATCAATGGCGAGCCGACCGATTTAAAAATTGCTTCGGCGATGAAAGGCGCGTTGGCCTTTACTTTAACAACCAAAGGCAAGACAGGCCACAGCGCCTATCCAGAGACTGGTCATTCAGCGATACATCAACTGATCCACGACATGCACAGCTTGCTGCATCATGCTTGGCCGAATCACGAAACTTTTGGCCAAACTACGCTCAACATCGGCACCATCGAAGGCGGCCGCGCTGCGAATGTTATTGCAGACCATGCCAGCGCACTTTGTGTGATGAGAACCACGATTGATCATGAAAAGTTGCAGCAAGATATTCGCTCGCTCATCCATGACAGCACGGAGCTCAATATTTTAACAGCTTCTTCGCCGATACTCTTCGAAAAGATCGAAGGGTTTGAGACTTGCGTGGTTCGGTTTGGATCGGATGTTCCCCACCTTAAATCAATTGGCACGCCGATTTTGTTAGGCCCTGGTTCTATTTTGCATGCGCATACTGCAAATGAGCAAATCTTGGTCTCTGAGTTAGCAGAGGCTGTAGGAGCATATAAAAAGCTATGTCGACAACTGACTGGAAAACAATCTTAG